The Hyla sarda isolate aHylSar1 unplaced genomic scaffold, aHylSar1.hap1 scaffold_641, whole genome shotgun sequence genome window below encodes:
- the LOC130342158 gene encoding uncharacterized protein LOC130342158 isoform X3, giving the protein MERHTFERTPHYDYTDDEVFEMNRRAIDIITAFQEENREQELRITQYYEEEEKKEKENKEEEEEKEEDEGEEKEEEEKEKKKKYEEEKENEDEKQDEGDNEEKKEEKEEENDRKEKEQVEKNEGQNEAEEEVKKEKDEKVIEEEEEEEELTCCTWFCTPTRAFISSVTNFFFTKCGGLP; this is encoded by the exons atggagcgCCACACTTTTGAAAGGACACCCCACTATGACTACACGGATGACGAG GTCTTTGAGATGAACAGAAGGGCCATAGACATTATCACAGCGTTCCAGGAAGAA AACAGAGAACAGGAACTAAGGATCACCCAATACTAT gaagaagaggagaagaaggagaaggaaaacaaagaagaggaagaggaaaaagaggaggatgaaggggaggaaaaagaagaggaagagaaggagaaaaagaagaaatATGAAGAGGAGAAGGAGAACGAAGATGAGAAGCAGGATGAAGGGgacaatgaagaaaaaaaagaagagaaggaggaagagaaTGACAGAAAGGAGAAAGAACAAGTGGAGAAGAATGAAGGGCAGAATGAAGCAGAGGAAGAGGTAAAGAAGGAGAAAGATGAAAAGGtaatagaagaagaagaagaagaagaagagctaACTTGCTGCACGTGGTTTTGTACACCAACTAGAGCCTTCATCAGCAGCGTAACAAACTTTTTCTTTACCAAATGTGGAGGACTCCCTTAA
- the LOC130342158 gene encoding cilia- and flagella-associated protein 251-like isoform X1: MPAEICPPLVVKGLWKEDGGRTCRRRCLGTWDLRLSLQDPDQVFEMNRRAIDIITAFQEENREQELRITQYYEEEEKKEKENKEEEEEKEEDEGEEKEEEEKEKKKKYEEEKENEDEKQDEGDNEEKKEEKEEENDRKEKEQVEKNEGQNEAEEEVKKEKDEKVIEEEEEEEELTCCTWFCTPTRAFISSVTNFFFTKCGGLP, from the exons atgcctgctgaaatctgcccgcccctggttgtcaaggggctctggaaagaagatggaggccgtacctgcaggagaagatgcctggggacctgggatcttcgcttgagcctgcaggatcctgatcag GTCTTTGAGATGAACAGAAGGGCCATAGACATTATCACAGCGTTCCAGGAAGAA AACAGAGAACAGGAACTAAGGATCACCCAATACTAT gaagaagaggagaagaaggagaaggaaaacaaagaagaggaagaggaaaaagaggaggatgaaggggaggaaaaagaagaggaagagaaggagaaaaagaagaaatATGAAGAGGAGAAGGAGAACGAAGATGAGAAGCAGGATGAAGGGgacaatgaagaaaaaaaagaagagaaggaggaagagaaTGACAGAAAGGAGAAAGAACAAGTGGAGAAGAATGAAGGGCAGAATGAAGCAGAGGAAGAGGTAAAGAAGGAGAAAGATGAAAAGGtaatagaagaagaagaagaagaagaagagctaACTTGCTGCACGTGGTTTTGTACACCAACTAGAGCCTTCATCAGCAGCGTAACAAACTTTTTCTTTACCAAATGTGGAGGACTCCCTTAA
- the LOC130342158 gene encoding cilia- and flagella-associated protein 251-like isoform X2 gives MPAEICPPLVVKGLWKEDGGRTCRRRCLGTWDLRLSLQDPDQVFEMNRRAIDIITAFQEEEEEEKKEKENKEEEEEKEEDEGEEKEEEEKEKKKKYEEEKENEDEKQDEGDNEEKKEEKEEENDRKEKEQVEKNEGQNEAEEEVKKEKDEKVIEEEEEEEELTCCTWFCTPTRAFISSVTNFFFTKCGGLP, from the exons atgcctgctgaaatctgcccgcccctggttgtcaaggggctctggaaagaagatggaggccgtacctgcaggagaagatgcctggggacctgggatcttcgcttgagcctgcaggatcctgatcag GTCTTTGAGATGAACAGAAGGGCCATAGACATTATCACAGCGTTCCAGGAAGAA gaagaagaggagaagaaggagaaggaaaacaaagaagaggaagaggaaaaagaggaggatgaaggggaggaaaaagaagaggaagagaaggagaaaaagaagaaatATGAAGAGGAGAAGGAGAACGAAGATGAGAAGCAGGATGAAGGGgacaatgaagaaaaaaaagaagagaaggaggaagagaaTGACAGAAAGGAGAAAGAACAAGTGGAGAAGAATGAAGGGCAGAATGAAGCAGAGGAAGAGGTAAAGAAGGAGAAAGATGAAAAGGtaatagaagaagaagaagaagaagaagagctaACTTGCTGCACGTGGTTTTGTACACCAACTAGAGCCTTCATCAGCAGCGTAACAAACTTTTTCTTTACCAAATGTGGAGGACTCCCTTAA
- the LOC130342158 gene encoding cilia- and flagella-associated protein 251-like isoform X4, which translates to MERHTFERTPHYDYTDDEVFEMNRRAIDIITAFQEEEEEEKKEKENKEEEEEKEEDEGEEKEEEEKEKKKKYEEEKENEDEKQDEGDNEEKKEEKEEENDRKEKEQVEKNEGQNEAEEEVKKEKDEKVIEEEEEEEELTCCTWFCTPTRAFISSVTNFFFTKCGGLP; encoded by the exons atggagcgCCACACTTTTGAAAGGACACCCCACTATGACTACACGGATGACGAG GTCTTTGAGATGAACAGAAGGGCCATAGACATTATCACAGCGTTCCAGGAAGAA gaagaagaggagaagaaggagaaggaaaacaaagaagaggaagaggaaaaagaggaggatgaaggggaggaaaaagaagaggaagagaaggagaaaaagaagaaatATGAAGAGGAGAAGGAGAACGAAGATGAGAAGCAGGATGAAGGGgacaatgaagaaaaaaaagaagagaaggaggaagagaaTGACAGAAAGGAGAAAGAACAAGTGGAGAAGAATGAAGGGCAGAATGAAGCAGAGGAAGAGGTAAAGAAGGAGAAAGATGAAAAGGtaatagaagaagaagaagaagaagaagagctaACTTGCTGCACGTGGTTTTGTACACCAACTAGAGCCTTCATCAGCAGCGTAACAAACTTTTTCTTTACCAAATGTGGAGGACTCCCTTAA